ACGAGTATGAGCCGGTGGACTCGTCGGCCGCTGCCATCGCCTCGCAGGGATTGCTTCGCGTGGGCCGCTGGCTGGAGAGGCGGGGACGTAAAGATGATGGAGAGCGTTATCTGCAGGCGGGCCTGACCGTTCTGAAGCGTTTGCTGGAGGAGCCATATCTCAGCGTGGAGCCGGATCATCAGGGTCTTTTGCTCCATAGTGTATACCATCGTCCCAACGGATGGGACCATGTGCCCGAGGGGAAGAAGGTCCCGTGCGGGGAGTCCAGCATGTGGGGGGACTATCATCTGCGCGAGGCCGCCCTGCTGGTGCAGAGGATGGCGTCCGGGGGACCGGACCTGGTCTTCTACGGCGGGTTGCCGAAGGAGCTTCTGGCGGATGGATAGGGTTGCGATCGTTACCGGCGGGACCCGTGGTATCGGGCTGGGGATAGCCCGTGCGCTGGCGCGCGAGGGCTGGTCGCTGGTGGTCAACGGCCGGCGGCCGGAATGTGAGACGGCAGAGGCGCTTGAGGTACTGAAAGCCTGCTCACCGGGAGTTCTCTACGTGCGCGCGGATATCAGCGACCCGGAAGGACGCGCTCGCATCCTCGATATGACCCGCGAGAGGTTCGGCCGTCTGGACGCGCTGGTGAACAACGCCGGTGTCGCGCCGGACGTGCGCGCCGATATCCTGGACGCCTCGGAGGAAAGCTTCGACCGCCTCATCTCCATTAATCTCAAGGGCCCATACTTCCTGACGCAGGCGGCTGCTCGCTGGATGCTGGAACAGCGCGAGGCAGATCCTTCGTGGGAGGGGACGATCGTCAACATTACGTCCATCTCCGCGACGACAGCCTCCGTGAACCGGGGGGACTACTGCATCACGAAGGCCGGTCTCGCCATGGCCAGCAGACTCTGGGCCGTGCGCCTCGCAGACCACGGCATCCGCGTCTACGAAGTCCGCCCCGGCATCATCGAGACCGACATGACGTCAGGCGTCAGGGAGAAATACGATCACCTGATTGCGGAAGGCCTCCTGCTCCAGCGCAGGTGGGGGACACCGGACGACGTCGGACGGGCCGTGGCATCCTTGTTGAGGGGAGACTTCCCCTATTCTACCGGCAGCGTGCTGATGGTGGACGGCGGGTTCTCGGTGGAGCGCCTCTGAAGGGCGTCGAGCGCTCTAGCGCTGCACGCGCCCGCTGGCGTCGCCGCCCATCAGCTTCTCCACCTCGGAGACGGAGACACGGTTGAAGTCGCCGGGAATGGAGTGTTTCAGGCAGCTGGCGGCTACGGCGAACTCCAGCGCGTCCCGGGAGCTCTGATAGCGCCGCATTCCGAAGATCAACCCGGCTGCGAATGCGTCGCCGCCACCCACGCGGTCCACGATGTCCGTGATTTCGTACTTCCGGCTAACGTGGAATGCCTCGCGGTCGTTCAGGCAGGCGGACCAACCGTTGATGTCCGCGCCTCGGCTTTCTCGGAGGGTGATAGCCATCGCCCGGACGTTCGGGAATTCCTCAAGTACGCGGTCCGTCAGCGCTCTATAGACATCGGTCTCCAGATGCCCGGATTCCACGGAGACGTTCACCTGGATGCCCAGCGAC
The sequence above is drawn from the Armatimonadota bacterium genome and encodes:
- a CDS encoding 3-ketoacyl-ACP reductase: MDRVAIVTGGTRGIGLGIARALAREGWSLVVNGRRPECETAEALEVLKACSPGVLYVRADISDPEGRARILDMTRERFGRLDALVNNAGVAPDVRADILDASEESFDRLISINLKGPYFLTQAAARWMLEQREADPSWEGTIVNITSISATTASVNRGDYCITKAGLAMASRLWAVRLADHGIRVYEVRPGIIETDMTSGVREKYDHLIAEGLLLQRRWGTPDDVGRAVASLLRGDFPYSTGSVLMVDGGFSVERL